From the Opitutia bacterium genome, one window contains:
- a CDS encoding LptF/LptG family permease, with amino-acid sequence MKLLHRHIFANVALTCLASVGVFAFVLMIGNALKDLLGPALAGQLDLFTLLELVGLLVPFVMPYALPMGILTGVLLVLGRMSSDREITAIRASGVSVAGISAPIFFFALCGVAVNLLVNFQFMPTARLTQQRMLADAVRQNPLNFIVQKTFIRDFPGIVLYVGEKKGDNTLKDFWLWEVDPQGRVKRFARADEGRITYNEKDNNLILTVQRAQVEIRDEKDPENFSGIAGAPAMERATFYLPLERLTGSRTVTAKLKWLTLPQLYAEWKRLGAPDPSLTREQRAERERQRMKAQIVFHEKCAMAFSVLSFALLAIPLGIKVSRKETSANLGVAVALAMGYYFATVVFGWFDNKPQFRPDLLMWVPNIAFQTLGVWMFRKVDRA; translated from the coding sequence ATGAAGCTCCTGCACCGCCACATCTTCGCCAACGTCGCGCTGACGTGCCTGGCCTCGGTCGGTGTGTTCGCGTTCGTGCTGATGATCGGGAACGCGTTGAAGGATCTGCTCGGGCCGGCGCTGGCGGGGCAGCTCGATTTGTTCACGCTGCTGGAGTTGGTGGGGTTGTTGGTGCCGTTTGTCATGCCCTATGCACTGCCGATGGGGATCCTGACGGGCGTGCTGCTGGTGCTCGGGCGGATGTCCTCGGATCGCGAGATCACGGCGATCCGCGCGTCGGGCGTGAGCGTGGCGGGGATTTCGGCGCCGATTTTCTTTTTCGCGCTGTGCGGCGTCGCGGTGAATCTGCTGGTGAATTTCCAATTCATGCCGACGGCGCGGCTGACCCAGCAGCGCATGCTCGCGGACGCGGTGCGGCAGAACCCGCTGAATTTCATCGTCCAGAAAACCTTCATCCGCGACTTCCCCGGCATCGTGCTCTACGTCGGCGAGAAGAAGGGCGACAACACGCTGAAGGATTTCTGGCTCTGGGAAGTGGACCCGCAGGGCCGCGTGAAGCGCTTCGCCCGCGCCGACGAGGGCCGCATCACCTACAACGAAAAGGACAACAACCTCATCCTGACCGTGCAGCGGGCGCAGGTGGAAATTCGCGACGAGAAGGATCCGGAGAATTTCAGCGGCATCGCCGGAGCCCCGGCGATGGAGCGCGCGACCTTTTATCTGCCGTTGGAGCGCCTGACCGGTTCGCGCACCGTCACCGCGAAGCTGAAATGGCTCACGCTCCCGCAGCTCTACGCCGAGTGGAAACGCCTCGGCGCCCCCGATCCGTCGCTCACGCGCGAACAACGCGCTGAACGCGAGCGCCAGCGCATGAAAGCGCAGATCGTTTTCCACGAGAAATGTGCGATGGCGTTCTCGGTGCTGTCGTTCGCCCTGCTGGCGATTCCCCTCGGCATCAAGGTCTCGCGCAAGGAGACCAGCGCGAACCTCGGCGTGGCGGTCGCGCTGGCGATGGGTTACTACTTTGCGACCGTCGTGTTCGGCTGGTTCGACAACAAGCCGCAGTTTCGGCCCGACTTGCTGATGTGGGTGCCGAACATCGCGTTCCAGACCCTCGGCGTGTGGATGTTTCGCAAGGTCGACCGGGCGTAA
- the rlmN gene encoding 23S rRNA (adenine(2503)-C(2))-methyltransferase RlmN has translation MAFVPAQPAIYGETLDTLTAALTAAGQPAFRARQILDWLYKKRVRTWDEMTNLPKDLRTWLAATYDIEPTSFVLDRQSGDETDKLLLELRDRSLIETVIIRAPMTGVGVDRSRKTICISTQVGCAMGCKFCASGLEGLKRNLSAGEIVHQLIQICRQEDAHTPRARAELASFDNIVVMGMGEPLHNYDGIIRALTIVNAEWGLGFGARRITLSTSGLVPKILQLADEPIGIRLAISLHGATDAVREQIMPVNKRYPLAELLPAVRTFSEKHGRMVTLEFILIEEINDSLEQAEKLRDIALDLHAHVNLIPYNTVQGLPWKRPSLTRQERFADILRAADVSVTLRREKGHDIAAACGQLRLQTEKARDAGAPVA, from the coding sequence CTGGCCTTCGTCCCCGCCCAACCCGCTATCTACGGCGAAACCCTCGACACGCTCACCGCCGCCCTCACGGCCGCGGGGCAGCCGGCATTTCGCGCGCGCCAGATCCTCGACTGGCTCTACAAGAAGCGGGTTCGCACTTGGGACGAGATGACGAACCTCCCGAAGGACCTGCGCACCTGGCTCGCCGCGACCTACGACATCGAGCCGACTTCATTCGTCCTCGACCGCCAGTCCGGCGACGAAACCGACAAGCTCCTCCTCGAACTCCGCGACCGCTCGCTCATCGAGACCGTCATCATCCGCGCCCCGATGACCGGCGTCGGCGTCGACCGCTCGCGCAAGACCATCTGCATTTCCACGCAGGTCGGTTGCGCGATGGGTTGCAAGTTCTGCGCCTCCGGCCTCGAAGGCCTGAAGCGCAATCTCAGCGCCGGCGAGATCGTCCACCAACTCATCCAAATCTGCCGCCAGGAGGACGCCCACACGCCACGCGCCCGCGCCGAACTCGCCTCCTTCGACAACATCGTCGTCATGGGCATGGGCGAGCCGCTCCACAACTACGACGGCATCATCCGCGCGCTCACCATCGTGAACGCCGAATGGGGCCTCGGCTTCGGCGCGCGCCGCATCACGCTCTCTACCTCTGGCCTCGTCCCGAAGATTCTCCAACTCGCCGACGAGCCCATCGGCATCCGCCTCGCCATCTCGCTCCACGGCGCCACCGACGCCGTCCGCGAGCAGATCATGCCGGTGAACAAGCGCTACCCGCTCGCCGAACTGTTGCCGGCCGTGCGCACGTTCTCGGAAAAACACGGCCGCATGGTCACGCTCGAGTTCATCCTCATCGAGGAAATCAACGACTCGCTCGAGCAGGCAGAAAAACTCCGCGACATCGCGCTCGATCTGCACGCGCACGTGAACCTCATTCCCTACAACACCGTGCAAGGCCTGCCGTGGAAACGCCCGTCGCTCACGCGCCAGGAACGCTTCGCCGACATCCTGCGCGCCGCCGATGTCTCCGTGACGCTTCGCCGCGAAAAAGGCCACGACATCGCCGCCGCCTGCGGCCAGCTCCGCCTCCAAACGGAAAAAGCCCGCGACGCCGGCGCCCCGGTCGCGTGA
- the metF gene encoding methylenetetrahydrofolate reductase [NAD(P)H] produces the protein MSADRPISDLFASRKTVRSLEFFPPKDDAQMEMLHNSASALQRIAPDFVSITYGAGGTTRERTARSAALLKKDFGFTVMPHLTCVGHSRTELNDIADRLHADGFRNIMTLRGDLPKDPNFQPAPDGLRYAAELVALLKARHSDFCLGVAGYPEKHPQATTLGADLDNLKRKVDAGADFITTQLFFDNSLYYRFVEQCRERDINVPIIPGIMPVLSLKQIKRFTEMCGAHLPAKLVTRLEAAQENPDVVEIIGLDWAFTQIRGLLANGAPGYHLYIMNRAKSALALAAGLAA, from the coding sequence ATGTCAGCCGACCGCCCGATCTCCGACCTCTTCGCCAGCCGCAAGACTGTGCGTTCGCTCGAATTCTTCCCGCCGAAGGACGACGCGCAGATGGAGATGCTGCACAACTCCGCCAGCGCGCTACAGCGCATCGCACCCGACTTCGTGTCGATCACCTACGGCGCCGGCGGCACCACGCGCGAGCGCACGGCCCGCTCCGCCGCGCTGCTGAAAAAGGACTTCGGCTTCACCGTCATGCCGCACCTCACGTGCGTCGGCCACTCGCGCACGGAGCTGAACGACATCGCCGATCGCCTCCACGCCGACGGCTTCCGCAACATCATGACGCTCCGCGGCGACCTGCCGAAGGATCCGAACTTCCAACCCGCACCCGACGGCCTGCGCTACGCCGCCGAACTCGTCGCGCTCCTGAAGGCGCGTCACTCCGATTTCTGCCTCGGCGTCGCCGGCTATCCGGAAAAGCACCCGCAAGCCACGACCCTCGGCGCGGACCTCGACAACTTGAAACGCAAGGTCGACGCCGGCGCGGACTTCATCACCACGCAGCTCTTCTTCGACAACTCGCTCTATTACCGCTTCGTCGAGCAATGCCGCGAGCGCGACATCAACGTCCCGATCATCCCCGGCATCATGCCCGTGCTCTCGCTGAAGCAGATCAAGCGCTTCACGGAAATGTGCGGCGCGCATCTGCCGGCGAAACTCGTCACGCGTCTCGAAGCCGCGCAGGAAAACCCCGACGTCGTGGAAATCATCGGCCTCGACTGGGCCTTCACGCAGATCCGCGGCCTCCTCGCCAACGGCGCGCCGGGCTACCACCTCTACATCATGAACCGCGCGAAGAGCGCGCTCGCACTCGCCGCCGGCTTGGCCGCGTAA
- a CDS encoding (2Fe-2S) ferredoxin domain-containing protein translates to MSAPVNATTQPTPASPPAPVIALCFGSACHQRRGYRLLPIFEELIARHGLAGRVELKGAFCLENCPRGPSVKIGDRVFSGIEEASAAEFFAREILPLCPPA, encoded by the coding sequence ATGAGCGCGCCGGTCAACGCCACCACGCAACCAACTCCCGCTTCACCGCCAGCGCCGGTCATCGCGCTTTGCTTCGGCTCCGCCTGCCACCAACGCCGCGGTTACCGCCTGCTGCCGATCTTCGAGGAACTCATCGCGCGGCACGGACTCGCCGGCCGCGTCGAATTGAAAGGCGCGTTCTGCCTCGAGAATTGCCCGCGCGGGCCATCGGTGAAGATCGGCGACCGCGTCTTCTCGGGCATCGAGGAGGCGAGCGCCGCTGAATTTTTCGCGCGCGAGATCCTCCCGCTCTGTCCCCCTGCGTGA
- a CDS encoding PAS domain-containing protein: protein MDPHTALWKQLWDHDPNGLLVLDEQMQIVVVNPAFCRMFRSPPETLLGRPAASIIDELDDFRHALATGHKVMGPKREYPRHELFARALTFAVPGERLVAGIFVDLTAEWKQEKEIAALRHEAVQEVRQVVDKQMRVAQEIAGLLGEATAETKVSLLHLLELLGKEKH, encoded by the coding sequence ATGGACCCTCACACCGCACTCTGGAAACAACTCTGGGATCACGACCCGAACGGCCTGCTCGTGCTCGACGAGCAGATGCAGATCGTCGTGGTGAATCCGGCGTTCTGCCGGATGTTTCGCTCGCCACCGGAGACGCTGCTCGGCCGCCCCGCTGCGTCGATCATCGACGAGCTCGACGATTTTCGCCACGCACTGGCCACCGGCCACAAGGTCATGGGGCCGAAGCGCGAATATCCGCGCCACGAACTGTTCGCGCGCGCGCTGACTTTTGCCGTGCCAGGCGAGCGGCTCGTCGCCGGCATCTTCGTCGATCTGACCGCGGAGTGGAAACAGGAGAAGGAGATCGCCGCGCTCCGCCATGAAGCGGTGCAGGAAGTGCGGCAGGTCGTCGACAAGCAGATGCGCGTCGCGCAGGAGATCGCCGGCCTGCTCGGCGAGGCCACGGCCGAGACCAAGGTCAGCCTGCTCCACTTGCTCGAGTTGCTCGGCAAGGAGAAGCACTGA
- a CDS encoding SpoIIE family protein phosphatase encodes MPYYDTAASSLNHHGEELCGDQVKILRTPEKLLIVLSDGLGSGVKANILARLTSEILVTMVRAGAPLADVLETVIGTLPTCKVREIAYAAFVVLEVDLANGRFQVINFDCPAPFLIRDGELVELPMRTESICGRTLHFSAGTLQLGDFFGVISDGVMYAGLGTLMNFGWGRVQIADFLVRSLRERPAAATTVVREVIEKTGELYGGEPGDDASLVGLLVREPSRLMVFTGPPTDPASDAPAVDRLIAFNGRKAVCGGTTGNIVGQHLGHLVRIDTTTLREDVPPIGILPEIDLVTEGVLTLAKTLRLLKSSGGDRHQLPPDRHGATLLAQELLAADEIHILAGEQVNPYYQNPLLPRNISIRHNLVEQIVETLTACHKHVTIEWL; translated from the coding sequence ATGCCCTACTACGATACCGCCGCATCGAGCCTGAACCACCACGGCGAGGAGCTGTGCGGCGATCAGGTGAAGATCCTGCGCACGCCGGAAAAGCTGCTGATCGTTCTTTCCGACGGCCTCGGCAGCGGCGTGAAGGCGAACATCCTCGCCCGCCTCACCTCGGAGATCCTCGTCACGATGGTGCGCGCTGGCGCGCCGCTCGCGGACGTGCTCGAAACCGTCATCGGCACGCTGCCGACGTGCAAAGTCCGCGAAATCGCCTACGCCGCCTTCGTGGTGCTCGAGGTGGATCTCGCGAACGGACGGTTTCAGGTGATTAATTTCGACTGCCCGGCGCCGTTCCTCATTCGCGACGGCGAACTCGTTGAATTGCCGATGCGCACCGAGAGCATCTGCGGGCGCACGCTACACTTCTCCGCCGGCACGCTGCAACTCGGGGACTTCTTCGGCGTGATCAGCGACGGCGTCATGTATGCCGGCCTCGGCACGCTCATGAACTTCGGCTGGGGTCGCGTCCAGATCGCCGATTTCCTCGTGCGTTCCCTGCGCGAGCGCCCCGCCGCCGCGACCACCGTCGTGCGGGAAGTCATCGAAAAGACCGGCGAACTCTACGGCGGCGAACCCGGCGACGATGCCTCGCTCGTAGGCCTGCTTGTGCGCGAGCCAAGTCGCCTGATGGTGTTCACCGGCCCGCCGACCGATCCCGCGAGCGACGCGCCGGCCGTGGACCGCTTGATCGCCTTCAACGGCCGGAAAGCCGTTTGCGGCGGCACCACCGGGAACATCGTGGGCCAGCACCTCGGCCACTTGGTCCGGATCGACACGACGACGTTGCGCGAGGACGTGCCACCGATCGGCATCCTGCCGGAAATCGACCTGGTCACCGAGGGAGTCCTCACGCTCGCCAAGACTCTGCGCCTGCTCAAATCCTCCGGCGGCGATCGCCATCAACTCCCGCCTGATCGCCACGGTGCGACGCTGCTCGCGCAAGAGCTGCTGGCCGCCGACGAAATCCACATCCTCGCGGGTGAGCAGGTGAACCCTTACTATCAGAATCCGCTCCTGCCGCGAAACATCTCCATCCGTCACAACCTTGTGGAGCAAATCGTCGAGACGCTCACCGCCTGCCACAAGCACGTGACGATCGAGTGGCTGTAG
- a CDS encoding translation initiation factor, which produces MNNGGKVPTDGGQSLGQNPFGALNTAGLPSVPQNAPAQPRQVSSRSQPNTNRGRVDIKRTTAGRGGKTVTLVTGFVGIGLPEKEQLAKKMRNACGCGGTVKDGDIEIQGDQREKIAAILSEAGFRPVFAGG; this is translated from the coding sequence ATGAACAACGGCGGCAAAGTTCCCACGGACGGCGGGCAATCGCTCGGGCAGAATCCCTTCGGCGCGCTCAACACGGCGGGACTGCCGTCAGTGCCGCAGAATGCGCCTGCGCAACCGCGCCAAGTTTCCTCCCGCTCCCAACCGAACACGAACCGCGGTCGCGTGGACATCAAGCGCACGACAGCCGGGCGAGGCGGCAAGACGGTGACGCTCGTCACGGGATTCGTCGGGATCGGCCTGCCCGAAAAGGAGCAACTCGCGAAAAAGATGCGCAACGCGTGCGGCTGCGGCGGCACCGTGAAGGACGGCGATATCGAGATCCAAGGCGACCAGCGGGAGAAGATCGCGGCGATTCTGAGCGAAGCGGGTTTCCGGCCCGTGTTCGCGGGCGGGTGA